In Myxococcus stipitatus, a single window of DNA contains:
- a CDS encoding lactonase family protein, translated as MAMGLATGPALAHDLVVDTTVNGEKFHVVTQYPTVLRFEVSVTNVHPSDVSVLDAISAALMESQGYRFDPPPPVAIPVGGSITYVQDLFVPDRDFCEALAALSHATFPGLGRGVVGITFPDGTSGSEARFSCADPAPYTCWNAFFLGEGASTRLQVLDLFSGELHPASQAFSPPLDALAFSSDTRQLFGFTPSGELMRVSGDGAALPVGFVPTEEPFHAATITDEDIYVGVAGDRLFRLFTDFGGVLSDVAIQAPEGFEVGDLAFNPFDRLLYAYNQSSHRLTRIDAKTGVYEDFGPEVPVDSSGDVNTSFVSDAAMFDETGRFYLFGSDIESTSREQAWLYAVDLTTSAFSRVLQTRVASLPVDGASCLP; from the coding sequence TTGGCGATGGGACTCGCCACGGGACCGGCGCTGGCGCATGACCTCGTCGTCGACACGACAGTGAACGGCGAGAAGTTCCACGTGGTGACGCAATACCCGACGGTGCTCCGCTTCGAGGTGTCCGTCACCAACGTCCACCCCTCGGACGTGTCCGTGCTCGACGCCATCTCCGCCGCCCTCATGGAGTCCCAGGGCTACCGCTTCGACCCGCCACCCCCCGTGGCCATCCCCGTGGGCGGCTCCATCACCTACGTCCAGGACCTCTTCGTCCCCGACCGCGACTTCTGCGAGGCGCTCGCCGCCCTGAGCCACGCCACCTTCCCCGGACTGGGCCGCGGCGTCGTGGGCATCACCTTCCCCGACGGAACCTCCGGCAGCGAGGCCCGCTTCAGCTGCGCGGACCCCGCGCCCTACACCTGCTGGAACGCCTTCTTCCTCGGAGAAGGCGCCTCCACCCGCCTGCAGGTCCTCGACCTCTTCTCCGGCGAGCTCCACCCCGCGAGCCAGGCCTTCTCGCCTCCTCTCGACGCGCTCGCCTTCAGCTCCGACACCCGACAGTTGTTCGGCTTCACGCCGTCGGGCGAGCTGATGCGGGTGTCCGGCGACGGCGCCGCGCTCCCCGTGGGCTTCGTCCCCACCGAGGAGCCCTTCCACGCCGCCACCATCACCGACGAGGACATCTACGTCGGCGTCGCCGGAGACCGCCTCTTCCGCCTGTTCACCGACTTCGGCGGCGTGCTGTCCGACGTGGCCATCCAGGCCCCCGAGGGCTTCGAGGTGGGCGACCTGGCCTTCAACCCGTTCGACCGCCTCCTCTACGCGTACAACCAGTCCTCGCACCGGCTCACGCGCATCGACGCGAAGACGGGCGTGTACGAGGACTTCGGACCGGAGGTCCCCGTGGACTCGAGCGGCGACGTGAACACGTCGTTCGTCAGCGACGCGGCCATGTTCGACGAGACCGGGCGCTTCTACCTGTTCGGCAGCGACATCGAGTCCACCTCCCGCGAGCAGGCCTGGCTCTACGCCGTGGACCTGACCACGAGCGCCTTCTCGCGCGTGCTCCAGACGCGCGTGGCCTCCCTCCCCGTGGATGGCGCGTCCTGCCTCCCCTGA
- a CDS encoding AHH domain-containing protein: MWLRWAAPLLVLAILAGCGTSRVVRLETGHDTFVVVPRDEAGTEETPTELEGDEYAEALTELAHDVRGSRTPMQEAREFFGVPRRSGVYRYEGRPPRLLPEYQDDLTGPHLLEDYADDELTREYGGWCRRKGQPGDCLMLLAEGPLLASDGKYTLAFAIAMDSVWAETAEALAGMADPVSVMATITASATMYLLLWSLPEPLSKGAAATLTALAIAYLGVDTVWRLLDGWLTLVRRADQATTFEQLSAAGEGYGEVLGENAARIFVMLATAAIGNTAGLATKAARLPGSAQAALAVESQAGFQYSAVGGVRSVAMTAEGFTVALAPNALAMASQEKSGTRKHHIATNKNERSTARGGPWTPLFRRLFKKAGMELKDPENVVPVAGHQGPHPQRYHELVFERLRQAVAECGRVADCRKALTAELQVLAKEVSTRGTELHRLVTHGK, encoded by the coding sequence ATGTGGCTTCGATGGGCAGCGCCGTTGCTCGTGCTGGCAATCCTCGCGGGCTGCGGTACGAGCCGCGTCGTGCGGCTGGAAACAGGCCACGACACGTTCGTCGTCGTCCCCCGCGACGAAGCCGGGACGGAGGAGACGCCGACCGAACTCGAGGGCGACGAATACGCGGAGGCGCTCACGGAGCTGGCCCACGATGTCCGTGGGTCTCGCACTCCCATGCAAGAGGCCCGGGAGTTCTTCGGCGTTCCGCGCAGGAGTGGTGTGTACCGCTACGAAGGCCGCCCACCTCGGCTCCTTCCCGAATACCAGGACGACCTGACCGGCCCGCACCTGCTGGAGGACTACGCGGATGACGAGCTGACCCGAGAGTACGGCGGCTGGTGTCGGCGGAAGGGTCAGCCCGGGGACTGCTTGATGCTCCTGGCGGAGGGCCCCCTCCTGGCCAGCGACGGCAAGTACACGCTGGCCTTCGCCATCGCCATGGACTCCGTGTGGGCCGAGACCGCCGAGGCCTTGGCGGGCATGGCGGATCCTGTCAGCGTCATGGCCACCATCACTGCGTCCGCGACGATGTACCTGCTGTTGTGGTCGCTCCCGGAGCCGCTCTCCAAGGGCGCCGCCGCGACACTGACGGCCCTGGCCATCGCCTACCTGGGCGTGGACACCGTGTGGCGTCTGCTGGATGGGTGGCTGACCCTCGTGCGGCGGGCGGACCAGGCCACGACCTTCGAGCAGCTCAGCGCGGCGGGGGAAGGATACGGCGAGGTCCTCGGGGAGAATGCGGCACGCATCTTCGTGATGCTGGCGACAGCCGCCATTGGAAACACGGCGGGGCTGGCCACGAAGGCCGCGCGACTTCCCGGCTCCGCCCAGGCCGCGCTCGCCGTGGAGTCGCAGGCGGGCTTTCAATACTCCGCCGTGGGCGGCGTGCGGTCAGTCGCCATGACGGCGGAAGGCTTCACCGTCGCGCTCGCCCCCAATGCCCTGGCCATGGCGAGCCAGGAGAAGAGCGGCACCCGAAAGCACCACATCGCCACGAACAAGAACGAACGTTCCACCGCGCGTGGCGGCCCCTGGACGCCCTTGTTCAGGCGACTCTTCAAGAAGGCCGGGATGGAGCTGAAGGACCCCGAGAACGTCGTTCCGGTCGCGGGGCACCAGGGCCCCCACCCCCAGCGCTATCACGAACTGGTCTTCGAGAGACTCCGACAGGCGGTGGCGGAGTGCGGGAGGGTCGCCGACTGCCGGAAGGCCCTCACAGCGGAGCTCCAGGTGCTGGCCAAGGAAGTCTCGACGCGAGGGACGGAACTCCACAGACTCGTGACCCATGGCAAGTGA